In Candidatus Melainabacteria bacterium RIFOXYA2_FULL_32_9, the DNA window AAGCAGGACAATATTTCTGAACTTCCTGTAAACTTGTATACTCTTTCTTACATTTTTTACATACTGCCATTATAAATCCTCCCAATTTTAAATTGATATTATTAAGAAAGAATATCAATTTAAGCAATAAGAAACATCCCTATTCATGGCAAAAATATTTTTGGTAATATCTATTACCTAACTTAGGTTAACGACTAAAGCCTTTGAATCAGTGGGACTTAGTTTAAAGTTATCAGTTATCGTTGGAGTACACTATATTTTTTATTAATATTTCAAATTATTTAGACATTTTCTCTAATAAAATAACTGCATGAGCTGCAATGGCTTTACCTTCACCAACAGGCCCCATCCCTTCCATTGTTGTTGCTTTCACTGAAATTTGATCTACATCAATTTCAAGCACTTCTGCAAGCTTTTCTTTTATAAGAAAAATATAACCTGCTAGCTTAGGACGCTCTGCCTGTATAACTGTATCTATATTATTAATTTTATAATTTTCAGCTTCAACCAAATATTTAACTTTTTTTAAAAGTTCAAGGCTATCAATATCTTTATATACCGGATCTGATGGGGGAAAATATCTGCCAATATCTCCAATAGATACTGCTCCAAGCATTGCATCCATAATGGAATGGGTTAATATATCTGCATCAGAATGGCCAAGTAAACCCAAATGATAAGGAATCTCTATTCCACCAAGAATTAACTTTCTGCCTTCCACTAGTTTATGAATGTCATAACCATTTCCAACTCTATATTGCTGATTCATCTGTTAACTCCAATGCATATTTTTCTATTGCTAAAGCCGCTCCATCATTCTCAACTGTATCAGTTACAAGTTTTGATACTTTTTTCAATCCCTCATCTGCATTACCCATTGCTATTGGTAATCCTGCAATTTCAAGCATATCTTTATCATTATCCTGATCACCTATTGCCATTATTTGAGAGCGTTTAATACCCCATTTTTCAGCGAGAAAAAGAATCGAACGTCCTTTTGATGCCTGATTATTCACAACCTCACAGTATAAAGGAGTAGATTTACTAATATTTAAAATATCAGAATATTTGTTCCTAAGATAATCTCTTACTTCCGTTGTTTTTTCCGGAGTATCATCTATCGCAAGAATCTTGGTAGGACTTAAATCTGCTACTTTATCAAAAGAATCTACTTTATGATAAATAATATGTCTTCTCGCTGCATATTCTTTTAATATGTCAGTTTCTTCTTCCACAAATAACTCATCATCAAGGTAAACATTTACCTGAAGGTTCAATTCTCTTAATTCTTTAATTATCACCTTGGAATGCTCAGGAGATATAGTATAATGCATA includes these proteins:
- a CDS encoding 2-C-methyl-D-erythritol 2,4-cyclodiphosphate synthase; translated protein: MNQQYRVGNGYDIHKLVEGRKLILGGIEIPYHLGLLGHSDADILTHSIMDAMLGAVSIGDIGRYFPPSDPVYKDIDSLELLKKVKYLVEAENYKINNIDTVIQAERPKLAGYIFLIKEKLAEVLEIDVDQISVKATTMEGMGPVGEGKAIAAHAVILLEKMSK